Below is a window of Geothermobacter ehrlichii DNA.
CCGGTCATGATCAGTTCGCTGGCCAGCCCCTTGCCGATCAGCCGCGCCAGCCGCTGGGTGCCGCCGAAGCCCGGAATGACGCCGAGATTGACCTCCGGCTGACCGAACTGGGCGTTTTCGGCTGCCAGCCGGATGTCGCAACACAGGGCCAACTCGCAGCCACCACCCAGAGCGTAGCCGTTGACCGCCGCGATCACCGGCTTGGGCAGCTCCTCGACGGCCGCCGCCAGCTCGTGCCCGAGCCGGGCGAACCGGCTCGCCTCAACGGCATCAAGCGACTGCATCTCGGCGATATCGGCGCCGGCGACAAAGGCCTTCTCTCCGCCGCCGGTCAGGATTACCACCTTCACCGCCTCGTCGTCGCGAATGGCGGCGAAACAGTTGATCAGCTCCTTCAGCGTCGCCGCGTTGAGTGCGTTGAGCGCCTTGGGCCGGTTGACGGTCACCGTGGCGATGCCGTCGCTGACTTCGTACAACAGGTTTTCGAAATTCA
It encodes the following:
- a CDS encoding enoyl-CoA hydratase-related protein, which produces MNFENLLYEVSDGIATVTVNRPKALNALNAATLKELINCFAAIRDDEAVKVVILTGGGEKAFVAGADIAEMQSLDAVEASRFARLGHELAAAVEELPKPVIAAVNGYALGGGCELALCCDIRLAAENAQFGQPEVNLGVIPGFGGTQRLARLIGKGLASELIMTGDMIDAAEAHRIGLVNKVFPAADLMTAARKMAGKIASKGLVAVGFAKAALRDGLEMDLARACNLEADLFGLCFATADQKEGMQAFLEKRPAKFVGK